From Kwoniella shandongensis chromosome 2, complete sequence, the proteins below share one genomic window:
- a CDS encoding chlorophyll synthesis pathway protein BchC → MVASEMKALWYNKPQDFEIKTVPVPKIAADEVLIKVDICGVCGTDAHIHEGEFISKFPLIPGHEAVGKIVELGDKVSGFEIGDRVAADVGETCSYCHYCRKGDELFCEHFSAAGVTRDGGFAEYLKYKFSKIYKIKNLSDEEATLLEPASCAIHGMDKLKMPFGAKVLLIGAGPTGLILAQLMKIGGAGHITIAANKGIKMDIARKVEAADAYVDLDRNDAANQWAKLKEENPYGFDVVAECTGVESVVNDAINYVTRGGTLLVYGVYEDKARVGKWSPTDIFVNEKRIIGSFSQIYCFPRAIDLLDSGKIKTAGMVTDVFAIEDYQKALDKMASRQALKIAIRP, encoded by the exons ATGGTCGCCTCTGAAATGAAAGCCCTCtggtacaacaag CCTCAAGACTTTGAGATCAAGACTGTCCCTGTCCCCAAGATCGCCGCCGATGAAGTCCTCATCAAGG TCGACATCTGTGGTGTCTGCGGTACCGAT GCTCACATCCACGAGGGAGAGTTCATCTCCAAGTTCCCC CTTATCCCCGGACACGAGGCCGTCGGCAAGATCGTCGAACTCGGTGACAAGGTCAGCGGTTTCGAGATCGGAGACCGAGTCGCTGCCGATGtcggag AGACTTGTAGCTACTGCCACTACTGCCGAAAGGGTGACGAGCTCTTCTGTGAGCACTTCTCCGCCGCCGGTGTCACCCGAGACGGTGGTTTCGCCGAGTACCTCAAGTA CAAATTCTCCAAGATCTACAAGATCAAGAACCTTTCCGACGAAGAGGCTACCCTTCTCGAGCCCGCATCTTGTGCCATCCACGGTATGGACAAGTTGAAGATGCCCTTCGGTGCCAAGGTCCTCCTCATCGGTGCCGGTCCTACCGGTTTGATCCTTGCTCAGCTCATGAAG ATCGGCGGTGCCGGTCACATCACTATCGCTGCCAACAAGGGTATCAAGATGGACATTGCCCGAAAAGTCGAGGCTGCCGACGCCTACGTCGACCTTGACCGAAATGACGCTGCCAACCAATGggccaagctcaaggaggagaaccCTT ACGGCTTCGACGTTGTCGCTGAATGTACCGGTGTCGAGTCCGTTGTCAACGACGCCATCAACTACGTCACCCGAGGTGGAACTCTCCTCGTATACGGTGTCTACGAGGACAAGGCTAGGGTTGGCAAGTGGTCCCCTaccgacatcttcgtcaacgagaagaggatcatTGGTTCTTTCTCCCAAATCTACTGTTTCCCCCGAGccatcgacctcctcgactcTGGCAAGATCAAGACCGCAGGTATGGTCACCGACGTCTTTGCCATTGAGGACTACCAGAAGGCTTTGGACAAGATGGCTTC TCGACAAGCCCTCAAGATCGCCATCCGACCTTAG